The Panicum virgatum strain AP13 chromosome 3N, P.virgatum_v5, whole genome shotgun sequence genome includes the window cctcgccgcccgcgccattTCCCCAGGCACCTCGCGTGCGCCGCGGCCTCCAAGCACGCGcccgccgcttcctcctcccgctcgctcgccctcccctctcccgcgccgtggccgcggccgcggcggctagCCGAGCTGGTCCCCGCCGAGGCGGCGGGCCGGCTGCTGTCGTCGGCCGCGGGCTCCCTCATCGTCGCGCTCGCCTCCGCGGCGCTGATCCTCGGCGACGCAGGCGCGGCCTCCGCGTTCGTGGTCGCCACGCCGCGGAAGCTGCAGGCGGACGAGCTCGCCACCGTGCGCCTCTTCCAGGAGAACACGCCCTCCGTCGTCTACATCACCAACCTCGCCGTGAGGCACGCCCACTCACGCTCAGTGGCTTCTGTTTGGTGCGCCGGTGTCCTGAACACCTGATGCGAAGGCTGTGGAGGTAATTTCATCGATGTGCTGCAGGCAGGACGCGTTCACGCTCGACGTGCTCGAGGTGCCGCAGGGGTCCGGGTCGGGGTTTGTCTGGGATAAGAGTGGCCATATCGTCACCAATTTCCATGTCATCCGTGGCGCGTCGGACCTCAGGTTGGTTCACAGGGCTGGATGCTTTTCTACTACGCAGCTTTAGATTTGTTATGCTTAGCCTTAGCTCAAAGCGTGTCAATCCTACTAAATGTAAAGGTTGCTGAAGTTTCATTATAATATGCTCTAGACTTGCAATAATTTGAAATGAATGGAGGGGGGAAAGGGGTTTTAGACTTGCAGTACTGCAAAGTGTTGGCGCAAATACTTATTGACGATAGCCCAGCAAACTGCAACAGGGCCCAGTAATGGTTCATGATCAATTTGGTTCCCTAGAGACCTGGTCAGAGCACGAGCAGTATATCTAAAGATCTACAGTTTAGTGTAGCAGAAGCAACAACACACATGTTCCGTAGCTTCACTACTATCTGGTTGTCAGAAGTTATGGAAAATTATATGCGCCTGCATTTACAGAAATTCTTTGGATATAATGTATTACTCTAGAAGTTCTTCACACTCCACTTTCAGGTAATACTTAATGCTACCCTTGAGCATTTTTGCTGCAAAAGGTTTAATGCTTCAAGCTAAAAATGGATAAACTTCTGATTACTGCTAAACCACTTCCGTGCGTTGATCGGTCATGCTCTGCAGCAGTGCCCAACTGCCCATCACCATGCTAATGTCAAAAACTCAAATCACGGTGATGGGCACAAAACGTCCACGTATGCTTCTGCCTTTTTGAATATTTTCTAGATGATGATCCATAAGGGTGAGGCTATGTTATGCTAGCCTGGTGCACGTGCATGGGCACCAGGGTGAAGCTAGCTTTCGTTAGTAAACTGATTAATATTTACCATATATTATTATTACTTGAGTGGTGTGCCACCTTGATTTTTATGTTGGCTTCGCCACTGGATGTATGGTGGCAAGGTGAAGTTACCACTGATACTTTTTTATACAGGGTCACACTTGCTGATCAGTCAGTGTATGAAGCACAAGTTGTTGGATTTGATCAGGACAAGGACGTTGCTGTTTTGCGTATCAAAGCACCAATGGATAAACTAAGACCTATACCAGTTGGTGTGTCAGCAGACCTACTGGTTGGTCAGAAAGTATATGCCATTGGAAATCCAGTGAGTGTTTAGAACAcctttctttttgttgtgtcgCTTGTAATATAATTAGATTATCTGCGCATGACAGTTGATTTGTAGCTTAGAACTAGATGTCTTATCTTAAAGCTACCGTTTAGTGTTCTAACTTTTAATTACACGTGTTTATATTCCtgatatttttcttattttgacTTTGCATTCTTGATCCATGCTATAACAATCATAAAAGGCCAAATGTTGCTTCTGTTTCATGAATATGTTATCAGGTTGCATTTAGAGGTAACAGCATATTTGATAGAGTTGCAACAAACAATATATAATGCTAGATAGAGAAGCAACAAACAATAATATGATTAGACAAAACATGTGTATGGCGTATATATTGGCAGACCAAAGTTTAACAAAACTCCTGTATTGAAAGGTATGGTCTTTACTTTGTTAGGAAAATTGGTGAACTTCAATAATTCGAGTGAGTTCTTTTGATTATGAGTACATTTGACTGATTACTTATTTATCCACAGTCTTAATGTTTATTATTTTCTGTGTTCGCAGTTTGGCCTTGACCACACTCTTACAACAGGTGTTATCAGGTAGAACATTGTTCGATAAGCTGATTCATCTTTGGTTGATTCATATGGGAATGCCCTGAGACTCTGTTTTGCTGTTTCTGCTGATTCCCCTAGTGGACTGCGTAGAGAAATTAGTTCAGCTGCCACAGGACGTCCTATACAAGATGTGATACAGACTGATGCTGCTATCAACCCTGGTAACAGTGGTGGTCCACTCCTTGATAGTTCAGGAAACTTGATAGGTGTAAACACTGCTATATACTCACCCTCAGGAGCATCATCTGGTGTTGGTTTTTCCATTCCAGTTGATACAGTATGTACATTTTTTACTCAAGTTTCCAAAAATCTGTTGCCAATAGTAGTTCACTGAAATCAGTTCAGCAGTTCAGATTTTTTTCCCCTGCTCTCTTCCTAACAGCTGAACCCCGTATTTTGACAATAACATAAATGATGCCTATTTTCAGGTTGGAGGCATTGTGGATCAACTTATAAAATTTGGTAAGGTGACAAGACCTATTTTGGGAATAAAATTTGCCCCTGATCAATCTGTAGAGCAGCTTGGATTAAGTGGAGTGCTTGTCTTGGATGCTCCTCCAAATGGACCAGCTGGCAAAGCAGTAAGAAGCTTTTTGTGTTTCCTAGAATTTAGAAAGAACTCAACTTGAAAGCACAGATTTCTTAGACTGGGCATGATGTTAATTATAATTTATACTTCAGTTCTGCTTTTGAGTCATAGGCAGCATTCTTTCAGTTGTTCATGGTCTATACCCAGTTACAACATAGACAATCATCGGATGGGAAAACATTGTAGCTTCCATTGACTTTCCTGTGTGTTTGGTCAGAACGAAGGACAACCTAGAAAATAAAATGGACACGAAGAACTATTTGAAAGAATAAATGCAGTTTGGAAACAAGTGTTTGAAGCATAGTGCTACTGAGTCTAAAAGTTCTACTTCTAATGTTGCTTGCCAGGGTCTTCAATCAACCAAACGAGATGCCTACGGTCGGCTTGTCCTGGGGGATATAATTACCTCTGTGAATGGTGCGAAGGTAACAAATGGAAGCGACTTGTACCGGATATTGGATCAGTGTAAAGTTGGGGAAACGGTAAGCTTTGACCTATGTTTACAAAAAGGACTATGTTACTTTTGAAAATTGCTCAGATACTGAATTTCATGGTATTCAAGGTGACTGTGGAAGTCTTGCGTGGTGACCATAAAGAAAAGATCCCTGTGGTCCTTGAACCAAAGCCTGATGAATCATAGGAGAAACCAGGTTCATCTGTATCATATGCTCAGCTGCTTACTTAGGTGCAGAGATGCAAATTACAAGGCCTTAGCATTTCGCCTACCACGGGATTCATTGTACAtaattcatacttgtaaatcAAACTATCTCTGGTCTGGTGGAAAAGGTTATCCATGTTGGCCTCAATGCTATAGTGTGTCATGCTTGTTTTTTCTTGGGTCGCTTCAATACAGATGTCCCATAGATCATACTCATATCTGTCTGGTCTGGGGCATGTATATACATCATACAGTTCTTAGATGGCCTACCTTATTAATACTGTGTTCATCAGAGGACCCTCTAGAGAAGGGAACTGCAGCTTGATGAACTTTCTGATATCACAGATCACCTAAGCCTTTTTGACCAAAATACTTTTGCTGGATCACTTGGCGTCGTTGCCGTCCTAGGTGTGACCTGGAACACAGCAGCGATCAATGTGATAGCTATGCTCTGACGTGCCATGGATTGCTAGGGTTACCGCCTTAGATAACTAGAGCTTGTCGTGGAGTTCGAAAATCCACACAGTTGCAGGAAAAGAGAGGACTGAAGGGGACGTCGATGTTTCGTTACACGCGACAATATAATAGCTATCGGAAAAGGTTTTTGGGAACTAGCTAGTGTTATGATCACATTTTCTTGCGACTAAGATGTTGCAATGGAAAGTGCCGGAAATAGCGACTGAAAATGATATGGCCCGATAGTAGCTAGATTAATACGCCAATAATACTAGTAGCGTTTAGCATTCCAATCGATGCCGGCTGCTGTTGATCAATTGCATGGTGCGGCATCGAGTCAAGAGGTTTTTCGATCAGAAAGCGGTCGCGGACACATCCGGGAATAAACAAAATCGTTGACGACGCACCCAGGTCACGCACGCCGCCGCGTCTCTTTCGATCGCGTCCCGGGTCTGTTTCGCATTAACCCCCGGGCTTAAGCTTAGCCCCTCGCCCCCTCGCCACCAGACTAATAACCAGGCCGGCTTCCTAATCACGCCTCCACCCAAACTAATGGCCGAGGTCTCTACCGTGCGGGGGGCACCACGCGCCGTCGTAGGCCGGAAGGAACACGGTTTGGCGCGAGCTAGCTCTGTAATATTTAATCGCTCTCGTCACCGGCTATACGGTTATGTACGGCTTTGGTCTTGTGAAAGGTGAGTGCAAGCTGAAGTGGTACCCCGTACCAGCAGGGCCACCTGACCGCTCCGGCGAAGAAACGTCGGACCTGGCCGTCGGGTGTGCGTGGCAGTACGAGTACGGCACGGCTCGGCTGCTAGGACGGACGTCCTGGGCTCCCTGGCAGCGGTAGCGTAGTTAAGGCGGACATGGATGCATCATGGCACGACCCAGGATTGTTAGCGCCACTAATAATCCGGCCGAGGAGTAAAGCTTGGGAAATGAGCGAGGGGTTGGTGCATCAGGCGACGGAAAACGACGCCACTTTTATTTTCCCTAGCCTTTGTATATGCTCGACACCAACTGAGTTTGCATCGTAGCGTCCTCGGGAGAAAGGTGAACTTCCATCTGAAGGAAGATGCGGTGTTTCCCCTGCTGGCTGGTTCAGATCATCCGATCTGCATGCCGGACTCCATGCGCCAGGCAACGTCAGGACGACGATCAGGTAGGTGCCAGCTTACGCTAAGCACTAGCTAGTAGTGGTGACGGTGAATCCGATGGGTAGAACATCGCcaccaaaataaaacaaacgTGAACAGACTTACAATAGATCACGCCCCATGATCCAAAATATCTCTGTTCaacaagaaagaaaggaaaTCTAGAGCGCTAAATACCTAAAACGGAGTGTGCACATAGCTAACACACTGCACCACTGTCCTGCTGCAAGCTCTGTTACACTGATGATGCGATGATAAAATTCTGATTATACCAACAAACAAACCAGCAAAaggttgtgagaaccgcccaatttgatactattttaaacgaactgccggtcattatcatccagatgagagttaacacgtgcttgctgGAGAGCGTGCCAcatgttatcccacatctagagacacgaataaccgacacgtcattcatccaaaataatatcaaatcctgTAGTCctggtatgtgctccaacatacgcccagaatcagcatatgcacataccgtttataatcgaatacatcgccaataatccacaaagagcaattttacacacttaatattacaagttcaacataggtgggtttcaaacttcacttacaagccttgggctcacgaaagtcatattaaacagaaacataaagtttattgcatttacatgctctcacgaagctcgattacgataaaaacttactaaagtaatgaccccttgctcaaggacatcattacagccaccacgaccgactcttcccccgcgtttggatcagcggggtagaagtggccgaacaccacttctggctcacctgcaactaggtttagaaagcaacctgagtacaaaaggtactcgcaagacttacgcgattaaataaacaaggatcatgcaatggctcaagtaaa containing:
- the LOC120664595 gene encoding protease Do-like 1, chloroplastic codes for the protein MAAAPSSSAAACFLSSPCPLPRRPRHFPRHLACAAASKHAPAASSSRSLALPSPAPWPRPRRLAELVPAEAAGRLLSSAAGSLIVALASAALILGDAGAASAFVVATPRKLQADELATVRLFQENTPSVVYITNLAVRQDAFTLDVLEVPQGSGSGFVWDKSGHIVTNFHVIRGASDLRVTLADQSVYEAQVVGFDQDKDVAVLRIKAPMDKLRPIPVGVSADLLVGQKVYAIGNPFGLDHTLTTGVISGLRREISSAATGRPIQDVIQTDAAINPGNSGGPLLDSSGNLIGVNTAIYSPSGASSGVGFSIPVDTVGGIVDQLIKFGKVTRPILGIKFAPDQSVEQLGLSGVLVLDAPPNGPAGKAGLQSTKRDAYGRLVLGDIITSVNGAKVTNGSDLYRILDQCKVGETVTVEVLRGDHKEKIPVVLEPKPDES